In Deinococcus psychrotolerans, a genomic segment contains:
- the radA gene encoding DNA repair protein RadA, whose amino-acid sequence MARVQTKFVCQSCGYQSPKTLGRCPNCQAWNSFEEETPMLSSKGKALGSGYGGITGGKLTALSSVGRREEPRLSSGIPEFDRVLGGGLVAGGVILIGGEPGIGKSTLLLQVADKLSSKGQSVLYVAGEESLEQIRLRADRLGVTGDIQLTRDTRAEHIAALMQEHKPALCIVDSIQTVQIEGDGASGGVAQVREATSLLTRAAKETGTATVLVGHVTKDGTVAGPKVMEHIVDTTVFLETVGQYRLLRSVKNRFGQAGELGVFEMRGEGLIAVDNPSAAFLAERPVGVPGSVVAATLDGHRPMLLEVQALAAKTPYPNPRRVVVGLDPRRVDVVLAVLERRLNLNLGGLDIYLNLAGGLKVLDPGLDLAAALAVYSAVVGKALPENVVVFGEVGLAGEVRAVQGHLRRAEEARRTGYDRLVVPPGSEDGRASGSGASGRSGGVKSVEDALAVVWQAASGRSGV is encoded by the coding sequence GTGGCCCGCGTTCAAACCAAATTCGTTTGTCAGTCGTGCGGCTATCAGTCGCCCAAAACGCTGGGCCGCTGCCCCAACTGCCAAGCCTGGAACAGTTTCGAGGAAGAAACCCCGATGCTCAGCAGCAAAGGCAAAGCGCTGGGGAGCGGATACGGCGGCATTACCGGCGGCAAACTCACCGCGCTTTCCAGCGTGGGGCGGCGCGAAGAACCACGTTTGTCCAGCGGCATTCCCGAATTTGACCGGGTGCTGGGCGGCGGATTGGTGGCGGGCGGCGTCATTCTCATCGGCGGCGAACCGGGCATCGGCAAATCCACTTTGCTGCTGCAAGTCGCCGACAAGCTCTCCAGCAAGGGCCAGAGTGTGCTGTATGTGGCGGGCGAGGAATCTTTAGAGCAAATTCGCCTGCGGGCCGACCGGCTGGGTGTGACTGGCGACATTCAGCTCACCCGTGATACGCGGGCCGAACACATCGCCGCGCTGATGCAGGAACACAAACCCGCGCTGTGCATCGTGGACAGCATTCAAACCGTGCAAATTGAAGGCGACGGCGCGTCTGGCGGGGTGGCGCAGGTACGTGAAGCCACCAGCTTGCTGACCCGCGCCGCCAAAGAAACCGGCACTGCTACGGTCTTGGTCGGCCACGTCACCAAAGACGGCACGGTGGCTGGGCCAAAAGTGATGGAGCATATCGTGGACACCACCGTCTTTCTGGAAACGGTGGGCCAGTACCGGCTGCTCCGGTCGGTCAAAAACCGCTTCGGGCAAGCCGGTGAACTCGGCGTGTTTGAAATGCGCGGTGAGGGGCTGATCGCGGTAGACAATCCCAGCGCCGCTTTCCTGGCCGAGCGCCCCGTCGGCGTGCCGGGCAGCGTGGTGGCAGCCACCCTCGACGGCCACCGTCCGATGCTCCTAGAGGTGCAGGCGCTGGCGGCCAAAACGCCGTACCCCAATCCGCGCCGCGTGGTGGTCGGCCTCGATCCCCGCCGGGTGGACGTGGTGCTGGCGGTACTGGAAAGACGGCTCAACCTCAATTTGGGTGGACTGGACATCTACCTGAACTTGGCGGGCGGCCTCAAGGTGCTCGATCCGGGCCTCGATTTGGCGGCGGCGCTGGCGGTGTATTCGGCGGTGGTCGGCAAGGCCCTGCCGGAGAACGTGGTGGTGTTTGGCGAAGTCGGCTTGGCAGGTGAGGTGCGGGCGGTGCAAGGCCACCTGCGCCGCGCCGAAGAAGCCCGCCGCACTGGCTATGACCGCTTGGTGGTGCCGCCGGGCAGCGAAGATGGACGGGCGTCCGGCAGTGGCGCGAGCGGCAGGAGTGGCGGCGTCAAAAGTGTCGAGGACGCCCTTGCGGTGGTGTGGCAAGCCGCCTCAGGCCGAAGTGGCGTGTAG
- the rocF gene encoding arginase, translating to MDISILGIPMDLGAGRRGVDMGASALRNAHLASTLRSLGHTVTDLGDVPVTVPETTDKFQDQGLVFLDEILSACSGTYQRLRDLDVGTFPISLGGDHSVSMGTVPGAARGRRTGVIWVDAHADFNTPSSSPSGNIHGMPVAHLVGLGDDRLSNIAGGWHVRPEDIVMIGLRSVDQRERELVAEAGIKTYTMKDVDQLGITRIAQETLERLSHLERLHISFDADALDPTVCPGVGTPVPGGLSYREGHLLMELFAESGRVTSLDIVEVNPILDTRNRTAEVMVGMAASLLGQRIL from the coding sequence ATGGATATTTCGATTTTGGGCATTCCGATGGATTTGGGCGCAGGACGGCGCGGCGTGGACATGGGCGCGTCGGCCCTCAGAAACGCGCATCTGGCTTCTACTCTGCGCAGCCTCGGTCACACTGTCACCGATCTGGGCGACGTGCCGGTCACCGTGCCGGAAACCACCGATAAATTTCAAGATCAGGGGCTTGTCTTTTTGGACGAAATCCTCAGCGCGTGCAGCGGAACATATCAGCGGCTGCGCGACCTCGACGTGGGCACTTTTCCGATCAGCCTCGGCGGCGACCACTCCGTCAGCATGGGTACGGTGCCGGGCGCGGCGCGGGGACGGCGCACCGGGGTCATTTGGGTCGACGCCCACGCCGATTTCAACACGCCCAGCAGCAGCCCCAGCGGCAACATTCACGGGATGCCGGTGGCGCATTTGGTCGGTCTGGGTGACGACCGCCTGAGCAACATCGCGGGCGGCTGGCACGTCAGGCCCGAAGACATCGTGATGATCGGCCTGCGGAGCGTGGATCAGCGCGAGCGCGAACTGGTGGCCGAGGCGGGCATCAAGACCTACACCATGAAAGACGTGGATCAGCTCGGCATTACCCGGATTGCCCAGGAAACCTTGGAGCGCCTGAGCCATTTGGAGCGCCTGCACATTTCCTTTGACGCCGACGCGCTCGACCCCACCGTTTGCCCCGGCGTCGGCACCCCCGTTCCCGGCGGCCTCAGCTACCGCGAGGGCCACCTGCTGATGGAGCTGTTCGCCGAGTCGGGCCGCGTGACCAGCTTAGACATCGTGGAAGTCAACCCGATTTTGGACACCCGCAACCGCACCGCCGAAGTGATGGTGGGCATGGCGGCGAGTTTGCTGGGACAGCGGATTTTGTAA
- a CDS encoding WGR domain-containing protein, which produces MSKTYLELSDEVGSEHKFYEVSVEETTLTLRFGRIGTPGQTSTKGFATAEQAEAEAAKKIKEKVRKGYKEAVQGVRQKRSVVRREITETASTTKSAAPVVWKFNTSSAAFGIFADQNNVWVGNDAGEVYALSPEGEVQRSFKLPEGVKCLVSDQHRTFAGCDDGNVYDLSGKLPFVAYEAESQSAILWMDLQGGMLGVGDSQGSVHAFDAESEQQWAQIGQNAHMAWMVRVDQAGVYYGHSGGVGQLDRESGFPLWHHKTSGSVLFGWQEGSDLYAGTSNNQIQRFTKTGQAVQNYRCDAAVFSCATSPEGEFVFAGDSSSAVYCFNKAGERLWKLGTSYGAALSMQYSGERLYIVTSRGTLAALDVSAQAIENAKQGIQVTARDIKMAATLQTQAPATTFAVTSQIAGQVVLKVVQEGGKLRVKPDSERNSQTFQDWNVQFPRTLRRMGVSYVVDQLEDAGGFYRVVGEIRQLEE; this is translated from the coding sequence ATGTCAAAAACGTACCTTGAACTCTCGGATGAAGTCGGAAGCGAACATAAATTCTACGAAGTGAGTGTGGAAGAAACCACCCTGACCCTGCGCTTTGGCCGGATCGGCACGCCGGGACAGACCAGCACCAAAGGCTTTGCTACCGCCGAACAAGCCGAAGCCGAGGCCGCCAAAAAAATCAAAGAGAAAGTCCGCAAAGGCTACAAGGAAGCCGTGCAGGGCGTTCGCCAAAAGCGCAGCGTCGTTCGCCGGGAGATTACCGAAACGGCTTCCACCACCAAATCCGCCGCTCCGGTGGTGTGGAAATTCAACACGTCCAGCGCGGCGTTCGGCATTTTCGCGGATCAAAACAACGTTTGGGTGGGCAACGATGCGGGCGAGGTCTACGCCCTGTCACCTGAGGGCGAAGTGCAGCGCTCGTTCAAGTTGCCCGAAGGCGTCAAGTGCTTGGTGAGCGACCAGCACCGCACCTTTGCCGGGTGCGACGACGGCAATGTCTACGATTTGAGCGGCAAATTGCCCTTCGTGGCCTACGAAGCCGAAAGCCAGAGTGCGATTTTGTGGATGGATCTACAGGGCGGGATGTTGGGAGTCGGGGACAGTCAGGGCAGCGTTCACGCCTTCGACGCCGAAAGCGAGCAGCAGTGGGCACAAATCGGCCAAAACGCCCACATGGCCTGGATGGTCAGGGTGGATCAGGCCGGGGTGTATTACGGGCACTCCGGCGGCGTCGGCCAGCTTGACCGCGAGAGTGGCTTCCCGCTGTGGCACCACAAAACCAGCGGTAGCGTCTTGTTCGGCTGGCAAGAAGGCAGCGACCTCTACGCCGGAACCTCCAACAACCAGATTCAGCGCTTTACCAAAACGGGTCAGGCGGTTCAAAATTACCGCTGTGACGCGGCTGTTTTCTCGTGCGCGACCAGTCCAGAAGGCGAATTCGTTTTCGCGGGCGACAGCAGTTCAGCCGTCTACTGCTTTAATAAAGCCGGAGAGCGCCTGTGGAAACTCGGCACCAGTTACGGCGCGGCGCTCAGTATGCAGTACAGCGGAGAGCGGCTTTATATCGTGACTTCAAGAGGCACTTTGGCCGCTTTGGATGTCAGCGCTCAGGCCATTGAGAACGCCAAACAGGGCATTCAAGTCACCGCCCGCGATATTAAAATGGCCGCCACTCTTCAAACCCAAGCGCCAGCGACGACCTTTGCCGTCACTTCGCAAATCGCCGGACAAGTGGTGCTCAAAGTGGTTCAGGAAGGTGGCAAGCTGAGGGTCAAGCCCGACTCAGAGCGCAACAGCCAGACCTTCCAAGATTGGAACGTGCAGTTTCCCCGCACCCTGCGCCGAATGGGCGTGAGCTACGTGGTTGACCAACTCGAAGATGCGGGCGGATTTTACCGTGTCGTCGGAGAAATCCGCCAGCTTGAAGAGTAA
- a CDS encoding DUF2087 domain-containing protein, translated as MTKSIAAFQDDHGRITTWPSNRRRVHQLAVLSHLSAQLEGGHLYTEAELTTFLNEQTTLEDVSVLRRELVEGDYLMMENGTYWKAGSRPTGTVPTPSPQAEAAMHKPIVK; from the coding sequence ATGACCAAAAGCATCGCCGCCTTTCAAGACGACCACGGGCGGATTACCACTTGGCCCAGCAACCGCCGCCGCGTTCACCAACTTGCCGTGCTGAGTCACCTCTCCGCCCAGCTCGAAGGCGGGCACCTCTACACCGAAGCCGAACTCACCACCTTCCTCAACGAGCAGACCACCTTGGAAGACGTTTCGGTGCTGCGCCGCGAGTTGGTGGAAGGCGATTACCTGATGATGGAAAACGGCACCTACTGGAAAGCCGGAAGCCGCCCTACCGGGACTGTGCCCACCCCCAGCCCCCAAGCCGAAGCGGCGATGCACAAGCCGATTGTGAAGTAA
- a CDS encoding SCP2 sterol-binding domain-containing protein, giving the protein MPSSLRFSASQLQELLTAVYASADGSQANVLVTRQLVVAFEFRDPELSLSVDGRSGKAVVRSGSGPEAGDTPTPDLTFHLSGDAIDRFWRGELNPVAAMTSGQLRIDGSLLTALALAPALPGLQAHYRQLTADWATEQPQL; this is encoded by the coding sequence GTGCCTTCTTCGCTGCGTTTTTCTGCCAGCCAACTTCAAGAGCTTTTGACAGCGGTCTACGCCTCAGCAGACGGTTCGCAGGCCAATGTGCTGGTGACGCGACAATTGGTCGTCGCCTTCGAGTTCCGCGACCCCGAACTGAGTCTCAGCGTGGATGGCCGCAGCGGCAAGGCTGTAGTGAGGTCGGGCAGCGGCCCAGAGGCTGGGGACACGCCGACACCCGACCTCACCTTTCACTTGAGCGGCGACGCCATCGACCGCTTCTGGCGCGGCGAACTCAATCCGGTGGCGGCCATGACCTCCGGCCAACTGCGGATTGACGGCTCGCTTCTCACCGCGCTGGCCCTCGCTCCGGCGCTCCCCGGCTTGCAGGCCCACTACCGGCAGCTCACGGCGGACTGGGCAACCGAGCAGCCGCAACTTTGA
- a CDS encoding theronine dehydrogenase produces MRWDIAELPPPAEGEVVVQTQLSAVSVASELSVALGHSPAHYPCSLGYQTLGRVTAVGKGAALPLGTRVISTAGHVSASLQRAEALIQVPAHISDLSALAVILGEETHKGVRKLAPQPTERVLIAGAGLLGLLTLFNLTRRGVRNVTVIEPDADRRALAQAFGAQQTAEPSELTETEFDLGFECSAAPAGFTELLSRLRRDGRACILSDGNWGAFTLPPEFHGRELSVVASSDGENYHSYAEWLWAHPDLLLDRLFETRIEAEQLPETYQRLSSWPRPISLTVAWPQ; encoded by the coding sequence TTGCGCTGGGACATCGCCGAACTTCCACCGCCTGCTGAGGGTGAAGTCGTGGTGCAAACGCAGCTGAGCGCTGTGAGTGTGGCGTCCGAATTGAGCGTGGCGCTGGGTCACTCACCTGCTCATTACCCTTGCTCACTCGGCTATCAAACACTGGGACGGGTAACGGCAGTGGGCAAAGGGGCTGCGTTGCCGCTGGGCACGCGGGTCATCAGCACAGCGGGCCACGTCAGCGCTAGCCTCCAACGAGCAGAGGCGCTGATTCAGGTACCTGCACACATCTCCGACTTGAGCGCGTTGGCCGTCATTCTGGGCGAGGAAACCCACAAAGGCGTTCGCAAACTCGCTCCGCAGCCCACCGAGCGCGTGCTCATCGCCGGAGCAGGTTTGCTCGGCTTGCTGACCCTGTTCAACCTGACTCGGCGCGGGGTACGAAACGTTACCGTGATTGAACCGGACGCCGATCGCCGAGCACTGGCACAGGCTTTTGGAGCGCAGCAGACGGCTGAGCCCAGTGAATTGACCGAAACTGAGTTTGATCTGGGATTTGAGTGCAGCGCCGCACCCGCCGGCTTCACGGAACTCCTCAGCCGTCTGCGCCGTGATGGCCGCGCCTGCATATTGAGTGACGGCAATTGGGGCGCGTTCACTTTGCCACCCGAGTTTCATGGGCGGGAACTGAGCGTGGTGGCGTCTAGCGACGGCGAGAACTACCACAGCTACGCCGAGTGGTTGTGGGCGCACCCTGACCTCTTGCTTGATCGGCTGTTTGAGACCCGGATTGAAGCGGAGCAGCTTCCTGAGACTTATCAGCGGCTGTCCAGCTGGCCGCGCCCAATTTCGTTGACCGTAGCGTGGCCCCAATAA
- the moaC gene encoding cyclic pyranopterin monophosphate synthase MoaC — translation MVDVTGKAATHREACAEAWVLLPPEARTALEGGRNPKGDPLVVARLAGLSGSKRTADLITLCHPIPVTGARVEVTLEQRGVHIVAHVKTEAPTGVEMEALTAVTVAALNVYDMLKAASKAIEIQDVRLVSKSGGKSGDYQRAEQP, via the coding sequence ATGGTGGACGTGACCGGCAAAGCCGCCACCCACCGTGAGGCGTGCGCTGAAGCCTGGGTGCTGCTGCCGCCCGAAGCCCGCACCGCGCTGGAGGGAGGCCGCAATCCCAAAGGCGATCCTTTGGTGGTGGCGCGGCTGGCGGGCTTATCGGGCAGCAAGCGCACCGCCGATCTGATTACCCTTTGCCACCCCATTCCGGTGACGGGAGCGCGGGTCGAAGTGACCTTGGAGCAGCGCGGCGTGCATATTGTGGCCCACGTCAAAACCGAGGCTCCAACCGGCGTGGAAATGGAAGCGCTGACGGCCGTGACGGTGGCGGCCCTCAACGTCTACGACATGCTCAAAGCCGCCAGCAAAGCCATCGAAATTCAGGACGTGCGCCTAGTCTCTAAAAGTGGCGGCAAAAGCGGTGATTACCAGCGCGCAGAGCAGCCGTAA
- a CDS encoding autorepressor SdpR family transcription factor: MNEVFKALADPTRREILRELRSGERTAGDLADLFPLTKSTLSGHFAVLKAADLVQTEKRGTTVLYRLNTTVFQDVLTGLLGLFGEPEAHLKGEMKP, from the coding sequence ATGAATGAAGTTTTTAAAGCATTGGCCGATCCCACCCGCCGCGAGATTCTGCGCGAATTGCGCAGCGGTGAGCGCACGGCGGGTGACCTCGCCGACCTTTTTCCGCTGACCAAAAGCACCCTTAGCGGCCACTTCGCAGTGTTGAAAGCCGCCGACTTGGTGCAAACCGAAAAGCGGGGCACGACCGTCCTCTATCGCCTCAACACCACTGTCTTTCAGGATGTACTGACGGGTCTGCTGGGCCTGTTCGGCGAGCCGGAAGCTCATTTAAAAGGAGAGATGAAGCCATGA
- a CDS encoding B12-binding domain-containing radical SAM protein: MSYWRTHIKPLLDVEIGTIFKQAPIRVSLVFPNRYSVGMASLGFQVIYRMFNLEDGVACERAFLPDDVELFEKQNQALPTVETGKDAGDCELFAMSVSFELDLTNIIRTLDLAGLRPLRTERDDTDAVVMIGGPLTSSNPYPLTPFADLIVIGDGEQIVPMVSEALRASSTREEFYDLVDGMPGIFLPARHTVEPNWATAPKELLPAYSQIVTPNSELSNMFLIEAQRGCPRPCTFCLARTMYGPNRNNGGDELLEHIPDWATKVGLVGAALSDFPHTKYVGRTLTQRGVKLGVSSIRADTVDEELAEILKAGGLRTFTVASDAPSERLRRWLKKGITTEDLLKTAQISRDLKFSGLKVYMMIGLGPENDDDISELISFTKELAQINRIALGISPFVPKRHTPHFQDSFAGVKLIEGRLKRIQKELRTTAELRNVSAKWAWVESVIARGGPEIGMAAYQIYRNESIGAWKKALEEVGWSDEFEANESRIELPAGQIVRGASGQHEGLAI; the protein is encoded by the coding sequence TTGAGCTACTGGCGTACCCATATCAAACCGCTGCTGGACGTGGAAATCGGCACTATCTTCAAGCAGGCCCCCATTCGCGTATCCTTGGTGTTTCCCAACCGCTACTCGGTGGGCATGGCCTCGCTGGGTTTTCAGGTCATCTACCGGATGTTCAACCTCGAAGACGGCGTCGCCTGCGAGCGGGCCTTTTTGCCCGACGATGTGGAACTGTTTGAAAAGCAGAACCAGGCCCTGCCGACGGTGGAAACGGGCAAGGATGCGGGCGACTGCGAACTGTTTGCCATGAGTGTCAGCTTTGAGCTTGACCTCACCAACATCATCCGCACGCTGGATCTGGCAGGCCTGCGCCCCCTCAGAACCGAGCGCGACGACACCGATGCCGTGGTCATGATCGGCGGCCCGCTGACCAGTTCCAACCCTTACCCGCTGACGCCGTTTGCCGATTTGATCGTGATCGGTGACGGCGAACAGATCGTGCCGATGGTGAGCGAGGCGCTACGGGCGTCGAGTACCCGTGAAGAGTTTTACGACCTGGTGGACGGGATGCCCGGCATCTTCTTGCCCGCCCGCCACACCGTCGAGCCGAACTGGGCCACCGCGCCCAAGGAACTGCTGCCCGCCTACTCGCAGATCGTGACGCCGAATAGCGAACTCTCCAACATGTTCCTGATCGAAGCGCAGCGCGGCTGCCCACGCCCTTGCACCTTCTGTCTGGCCCGCACTATGTACGGCCCCAACCGCAACAACGGCGGTGACGAACTGCTGGAACACATTCCCGATTGGGCCACCAAAGTCGGACTGGTCGGCGCGGCGCTCTCGGACTTTCCGCACACCAAGTATGTGGGCCGCACCCTGACCCAGCGGGGCGTCAAGCTGGGCGTCAGCAGCATCCGTGCCGACACGGTGGACGAGGAACTGGCCGAGATTCTGAAGGCAGGCGGCCTGCGGACCTTTACGGTGGCCTCCGACGCGCCTTCTGAACGCCTGCGCCGCTGGCTGAAAAAGGGCATCACCACCGAGGACCTGCTCAAGACCGCTCAGATCAGCCGCGACCTCAAGTTCTCGGGCCTCAAGGTTTACATGATGATCGGACTGGGGCCGGAGAACGACGACGACATCAGCGAATTGATTTCTTTTACCAAGGAGCTGGCCCAGATCAACCGAATCGCGCTGGGCATCTCGCCGTTCGTGCCCAAGCGCCACACGCCTCACTTTCAGGATTCGTTTGCGGGCGTCAAGCTCATTGAAGGGCGTCTCAAGCGCATCCAGAAGGAACTCCGCACCACCGCCGAACTCCGCAACGTCTCAGCCAAATGGGCCTGGGTCGAAAGCGTGATCGCCCGTGGCGGGCCGGAAATCGGCATGGCGGCGTATCAGATCTACCGCAACGAGAGCATCGGCGCATGGAAAAAAGCACTCGAAGAAGTCGGCTGGAGCGACGAATTTGAAGCCAACGAAAGCCGCATCGAGCTTCCGGCGGGCCAGATCGTGCGCGGCGCAAGCGGGCAACACGAGGGGCTGGCGATTTAG
- a CDS encoding DUF177 domain-containing protein — translation MTSSLSPRVHLGTLLRQMGDVSASGELAELHYEQGGDQQSMRFAKPAPYRVSVNALQGNEFWLQGQFEPTLEMECARCLRPVAVPLSLKLGTLMRYDPAAQTPYLEEADTGEEILVFGEPDLNLSNYLAETTLLEAPLSVLHDAACKGLCQVCGHDLNEGPCEHSVGVPIEESSERFLEAEHEGKQHARQTPFAALRGLELPDE, via the coding sequence ATGACTTCTTCACTTTCCCCCCGCGTTCACCTCGGTACTCTGCTGCGCCAAATGGGCGATGTCAGCGCCAGCGGCGAACTCGCTGAACTCCATTACGAACAGGGCGGCGACCAGCAGAGTATGCGCTTTGCCAAACCCGCACCTTACCGCGTCAGTGTCAACGCCCTGCAAGGCAATGAATTTTGGTTGCAAGGCCAGTTCGAGCCGACGCTGGAAATGGAGTGCGCCCGTTGCCTGCGCCCGGTGGCTGTGCCGCTGAGCCTCAAGCTCGGCACCTTGATGCGCTATGACCCTGCTGCCCAAACGCCTTACCTGGAAGAAGCCGACACCGGCGAGGAAATTCTGGTGTTTGGCGAACCCGATCTCAACTTGAGCAACTACCTGGCCGAAACCACCTTGCTCGAAGCGCCGCTGAGTGTGCTGCACGACGCGGCCTGCAAAGGGCTGTGCCAGGTCTGCGGCCACGACCTCAACGAAGGCCCCTGCGAACACAGCGTGGGCGTGCCGATCGAAGAAAGCAGCGAGCGATTCTTGGAGGCCGAGCACGAAGGCAAGCAGCACGCCAGGCAAACGCCGTTCGCGGCGCTGCGCGGGCTTGAGTTGCCGGATGAATAA
- a CDS encoding CopZ family metallochaperone — MTQHPNAPHPSGPQLDNTELMVTGMTCAHCQSAVTRALEGVPGVKEVSVDLSSGLARVRGEADRQALLDAVEEEGYKATLQL; from the coding sequence ATGACCCAACACCCCAACGCTCCACACCCAAGCGGCCCCCAACTGGACAACACCGAACTGATGGTCACGGGGATGACCTGCGCTCACTGTCAGAGTGCGGTTACCCGCGCCCTAGAGGGCGTTCCCGGCGTCAAAGAAGTTTCGGTAGACCTCAGCAGCGGCCTCGCCCGTGTGCGCGGTGAAGCCGACCGGCAAGCCCTCCTCGACGCGGTGGAAGAAGAGGGCTACAAGGCGACGCTCCAACTCTAA
- a CDS encoding PIN/TRAM domain-containing protein produces the protein MSAVRSLTLLVGLLLGWAVSRWLPAGPSPNTELTNTLSLMLAGVLGGLLLSSRMERRWAGTAEQFGRWYANVSPRTVTAATFGLVIALLVSVLLSNLLGGVPVYQWWWNVVITGVLAGFFVPFAVRNADAFSGLSPAPRKKQGGKLLDSNVIIDGRIVDLARAGFVDGELIVPSFVLRELQLLADHGDPQRRTRGKRGLNVLEELRQVAHLRVEDWDTTELSAVDDKLVRLARESGAKLMTNDSNLSKIAKLHGLTVLSLNEAAVALRPQLQPGDILSVIISKGGQQAGQGVAYLDDGTMIVVEDGQKMRGRSARVIVVNNVQTNVGRMIFAKLDKDGEVQGNEIAPA, from the coding sequence ATGTCTGCTGTTCGCTCTTTGACTTTGCTGGTGGGACTTTTGCTTGGGTGGGCCGTGAGCCGTTGGCTTCCGGCTGGCCCTTCGCCCAATACTGAGCTGACCAATACCTTGTCGCTGATGCTGGCGGGGGTGCTGGGCGGACTGCTGTTGTCTTCGCGCATGGAACGGCGCTGGGCGGGTACTGCCGAGCAGTTTGGCCGCTGGTACGCCAATGTTTCGCCGCGCACCGTTACGGCAGCGACCTTCGGGCTAGTGATTGCGCTGCTGGTCAGCGTGCTGCTCAGCAACTTGCTGGGCGGCGTGCCGGTGTATCAGTGGTGGTGGAACGTCGTGATTACGGGAGTGCTGGCGGGCTTTTTCGTGCCGTTCGCGGTTCGCAACGCCGACGCTTTTTCGGGCTTGAGTCCGGCTCCGCGCAAAAAGCAGGGCGGCAAGCTCCTCGACAGCAACGTGATTATTGACGGGCGCATCGTAGACCTCGCCCGCGCCGGCTTCGTGGACGGCGAACTGATCGTGCCGAGCTTCGTGCTGCGCGAACTGCAACTGCTGGCCGATCACGGCGACCCGCAGCGGCGCACCCGTGGCAAGCGCGGCCTCAACGTTCTAGAGGAGCTGCGCCAGGTCGCTCACCTGCGGGTCGAAGACTGGGACACCACCGAACTCAGTGCCGTGGACGACAAATTGGTGCGCCTCGCCCGTGAGAGCGGCGCAAAACTGATGACCAATGACAGCAACCTCAGCAAAATTGCCAAGTTGCATGGCCTGACGGTGCTGAGCCTCAACGAAGCGGCGGTGGCGCTGCGTCCCCAGCTTCAGCCCGGCGACATCCTGAGCGTGATTATCAGCAAGGGCGGGCAGCAAGCCGGGCAAGGCGTGGCCTACCTCGACGACGGCACCATGATCGTGGTGGAAGACGGCCAGAAAATGCGTGGCCGCAGCGCCCGCGTAATCGTGGTCAACAATGTGCAGACCAACGTGGGCCGCATGATTTTCGCCAAGCTCGACAAAGACGGCGAAGTGCAGGGCAATGAAATCGCTCCGGCGTGA
- a CDS encoding DUF1648 domain-containing protein: MNELLPERAVSTGKDWPTLLTLAANAGLIAWLWNRIPTTVAVHWNLQGEVDRYGGRFEALALVPLILLAVIGVMWVAQRLTPNNGAVMRVVRIGLALFGLTFTAQYALGWTPERAVLVGLGFFFVLLGNVMGKVQPSPWVGFRTRWTFLSKRAWHQSQRRSGVFLVCYGLLSLVVGLLIPGAWLFPWVMPLAFMLTLFGGLGWLTYLSYLDYRQDPDPEPIRSVRG; the protein is encoded by the coding sequence ATGAACGAACTGCTGCCGGAACGCGCTGTCTCCACTGGCAAAGACTGGCCCACGCTGCTGACGCTGGCTGCCAATGCGGGACTGATCGCCTGGCTGTGGAACCGGATTCCCACGACGGTGGCGGTACACTGGAATCTTCAGGGCGAGGTAGACCGTTACGGCGGGCGCTTTGAAGCGCTGGCCCTGGTGCCGCTGATTTTGCTGGCCGTCATCGGGGTGATGTGGGTTGCCCAGAGATTGACGCCGAACAATGGCGCGGTGATGCGGGTGGTGCGGATAGGACTGGCGCTCTTCGGTCTGACTTTCACTGCCCAGTACGCCCTGGGCTGGACCCCCGAACGGGCCGTCTTGGTGGGGCTCGGCTTCTTCTTCGTGCTGCTCGGCAATGTCATGGGCAAGGTGCAGCCGAGTCCGTGGGTGGGCTTCCGTACCCGCTGGACCTTTCTAAGCAAACGGGCCTGGCACCAGAGCCAGCGCCGCAGCGGCGTTTTTCTGGTCTGCTACGGCCTGCTGAGTCTGGTTGTCGGCTTGCTCATTCCTGGCGCGTGGCTCTTTCCCTGGGTGATGCCGCTGGCCTTCATGCTGACGCTGTTCGGCGGCCTGGGCTGGCTGACGTACCTGTCGTATCTGGACTACAGACAGGACCCCGACCCTGAGCCGATCCGCAGCGTTCGGGGATAA